One genomic window of Salvia miltiorrhiza cultivar Shanhuang (shh) chromosome 4, IMPLAD_Smil_shh, whole genome shotgun sequence includes the following:
- the LOC131019588 gene encoding mitochondrial import inner membrane translocase subunit TIM14-2-like, translating into MAATSVAVVGVAVGTGALGARYLLRAFQALKSNPRARKFYYGGFQQAMNRREAALILGVREHVALEKIKEAHRRVMVANHPDAGGSHYLASKINEAKDILLKKSKASDSAF; encoded by the exons ATG GCGGCAACATCTGTAGCAGTAGTAGGTGTCGCAGTTGGAACCGGTGCTCTGGGTGCTAGATACTTGTTAAGGGCATTTCAAGCATTGAAATCTAACCCACGGGCCCGTAAATTTTACTATGGAGGATTTCAACAAGCCATGAACAGGCGAGAGGCTGCATTGATTCTTGGAGTGAG GGAGCACGTCGCCCTAGAGAAGATCAAAGAGGCTCATAGAAGAGTGATGGTAGCAAACCACCCTGATGCTGGGGGCAGCCATTACCTTGCTTCAAAGATCAATGAAGCCAAAGATATCTTATTGAAGAAATCCAAAGCCTCGGATTCTGCATTCTGA